The following are encoded in a window of Haloprofundus salilacus genomic DNA:
- a CDS encoding ArsR/SmtB family transcription factor, with protein sequence MSQQPTTSEENETTRAERQCCTAAHVLTESELASDVQLLSALGNDTRYEALRLIADTDGDVCVCELEPALGVSQSAISQALSRLYAAGLVSRRKEGRWRYYAPTPRAEALLNTLDETRGESDE encoded by the coding sequence ATGAGCCAGCAACCGACCACATCCGAGGAGAACGAAACGACCCGAGCTGAGAGACAGTGCTGTACTGCAGCGCACGTACTGACCGAGTCGGAACTCGCATCGGACGTGCAACTCCTCTCGGCACTCGGAAACGACACGCGGTACGAAGCTCTCAGGCTCATCGCCGATACGGACGGCGACGTGTGCGTCTGTGAACTCGAACCCGCGCTCGGTGTCAGCCAGAGCGCCATCAGCCAGGCGCTCTCGCGTCTGTACGCTGCCGGACTCGTCTCACGACGCAAGGAGGGCCGCTGGCGGTACTACGCGCCGACTCCGCGAGCGGAAGCGCTGCTGAACACGCTTGACGAGACCAGAGGTGAGTCCGATGAGTGA